In Nocardioides sp. zg-1228, a single window of DNA contains:
- a CDS encoding aldolase, with the protein MESLAPGLDRLVGGLTSELDARLADADAALARHYPGERAGRQPVHTVYVPADRFHAGLVAEHGAASLRAVDAHEDRLLALVDGDADLVARVRDKLAREPVEDLRIDLEDGYGTRPDAEEDADVRRAADELRAALDTGSAAPFSGIRFKGFEAPTRSRGVRTLALFVSRLVEDGPLPDTFVVTLPKVTAVEQVEALVHAAGRLESGLGLADGALRFEIQVETPQSILGPDGGALVARMVHASAGRCTGLHYGTYDYSAACGIAAAHQSLEHPVADHAKAVMQAAAAGTGVRLSDGSTNVLPVGGPDEVAAAWATHLRLVRRSLARGYYQGWDLHPAQLPTRFAATFGFYRDGLAAAASRLRSYVERRDSGVLDEPATARALADFLLRGVDCGALSAEEVGAGTGLAADRLAGLAHRAVEGRA; encoded by the coding sequence ATGGAGAGCCTGGCGCCCGGACTCGACCGCCTCGTGGGAGGGCTCACGAGCGAGCTCGACGCGCGGCTCGCGGACGCCGACGCCGCGCTGGCGAGGCACTACCCGGGCGAGCGCGCGGGACGCCAGCCGGTGCACACCGTCTACGTGCCGGCCGACCGCTTCCACGCCGGTCTGGTCGCCGAGCACGGCGCCGCGTCGCTGCGCGCGGTCGACGCCCACGAGGACCGGTTGCTGGCCCTCGTCGACGGCGACGCCGACCTGGTGGCGCGGGTGCGCGACAAGCTCGCCCGCGAGCCCGTCGAGGACCTCCGGATCGACCTCGAGGACGGCTACGGCACCCGCCCCGACGCCGAGGAGGACGCCGACGTCCGCCGCGCGGCCGACGAGCTGCGCGCGGCGCTCGACACGGGCTCCGCCGCGCCGTTCTCCGGCATCAGGTTCAAGGGCTTCGAGGCCCCCACCCGCAGCCGCGGGGTGCGCACGCTCGCGCTGTTCGTGTCCCGCCTCGTCGAGGACGGCCCGCTGCCCGACACGTTCGTCGTCACGCTCCCCAAGGTGACCGCGGTCGAGCAGGTGGAGGCGCTCGTGCACGCTGCCGGCCGGCTCGAGTCGGGCCTCGGCCTGGCCGACGGGGCGCTGCGCTTCGAGATCCAGGTGGAGACGCCGCAGTCGATCCTGGGGCCCGACGGTGGCGCGCTGGTGGCGCGGATGGTGCACGCCTCGGCGGGGCGCTGCACCGGGCTGCACTACGGCACCTACGACTACTCCGCGGCGTGCGGCATCGCGGCGGCCCACCAGAGCCTGGAGCACCCGGTGGCCGACCACGCCAAGGCGGTGATGCAGGCCGCGGCGGCCGGCACCGGCGTACGCCTCTCCGACGGCTCCACCAACGTGCTGCCGGTCGGTGGGCCGGACGAGGTCGCCGCCGCCTGGGCCACCCACCTGCGGCTCGTGCGCCGCTCGCTGGCGCGCGGCTACTACCAGGGGTGGGACCTCCACCCGGCCCAGCTGCCGACGCGGTTCGCGGCGACGTTCGGGTTCTACCGCGACGGCCTGGCCGCCGCGGCGAGCAGGCTGCGCAGCTACGTCGAGCGCCGCGACTCCGGGGTCCTGGACGAGCCGGCCACCGCCCGCGCCCTCGCCGACTTCCTGCTGCGCGGAGTCGACTGCGGCGCGCTGTCGGCCGAGGAGGTGGGCGCGGGCACCGGCCTGGCCGCCGACCGGCTCGCGGGGCTGGCGCACCGTGCCGTGGAGGGCCGCGCGTGA
- the pucL gene encoding factor-independent urate hydroxylase has protein sequence MGIVLGPNRYGKAESRVVRIVRDTPRHEIRDLTVSTSLHGDFAAAHTDGDQSQVLPTDTQKNTAFALAKRHGVSSPEDYAIALGARLLEATPAAEGAVVQVEEHAWDRIPVDGHGHDHAFVRRGGEVRTVVVEQSPAGPTVTSGLKDLVVLKSTGSEFKGFLRDDYTTLPDADDRILATALRAQWRYRDGAQVDWNAAHDAVRALLLSTFATTYSRALQETLYAMGRAVLEAHEEIAAIAFAAPNKHHFLVDLEPFGLDNPGEVFHAADRPYGLIEATVVREGA, from the coding sequence ATGGGAATCGTGCTGGGACCGAACCGCTACGGCAAGGCCGAGTCGCGGGTGGTGCGGATCGTGCGCGACACGCCGCGCCACGAGATCCGCGACCTCACCGTGTCGACGTCGCTCCACGGTGACTTCGCGGCCGCGCACACCGACGGCGACCAGTCGCAGGTGCTGCCGACCGACACGCAGAAGAACACCGCGTTCGCCCTCGCCAAGCGCCACGGCGTGTCGTCGCCCGAGGACTACGCGATCGCGCTCGGCGCCCGACTGCTCGAGGCCACCCCGGCCGCGGAGGGGGCGGTCGTGCAGGTCGAGGAGCACGCCTGGGACCGGATCCCCGTCGACGGTCACGGCCACGACCACGCGTTCGTGCGGCGCGGCGGCGAGGTGCGCACCGTCGTGGTCGAGCAGTCGCCGGCCGGCCCGACGGTGACGTCCGGGCTGAAGGACCTGGTGGTGCTCAAGTCGACCGGCTCGGAGTTCAAGGGCTTCCTCCGCGACGACTACACGACGCTGCCCGACGCCGACGACCGGATCCTCGCCACGGCCCTGCGTGCCCAGTGGCGCTACCGCGACGGCGCGCAGGTCGACTGGAACGCGGCCCACGACGCGGTGCGTGCGCTGCTGCTGTCGACCTTCGCGACGACCTACAGCCGCGCGCTGCAGGAGACCCTCTACGCCATGGGACGCGCCGTGCTCGAGGCCCACGAGGAGATCGCCGCGATCGCGTTCGCGGCGCCCAACAAGCACCACTTCCTCGTCGACCTCGAGCCCTTCGGGCTCGACAACCCGGGCGAGGTCTTCCACGCGGCCGACCGCCCCTACGGGCTCATCGAGGCCACGGTCGTGCGGGAGGGGGCGTGA
- the uraD gene encoding 2-oxo-4-hydroxy-4-carboxy-5-ureidoimidazoline decarboxylase, which yields MRDLDAFNAAGREDARAVLLTCLDAPGWVDRVLAGRPYADLGEVEAALLAASATIDDADLVAALARHPRIGERADADRHDAEHSAREQSGVDHADADLARRLEEGNRAYEQRFGRVFIVRAAGRSGPEILEHLRQRLDNSDELERAATVDQLTQIAVLRLREQLAGTVA from the coding sequence GTGAGGGACCTCGACGCGTTCAACGCCGCGGGGCGGGAGGACGCCCGGGCGGTGCTGCTCACCTGCCTCGACGCCCCGGGCTGGGTCGACCGCGTGCTGGCCGGGCGGCCCTACGCCGACCTCGGCGAGGTGGAGGCGGCGCTGCTCGCCGCGTCGGCGACGATCGACGACGCCGACCTCGTCGCCGCACTCGCCCGCCACCCGCGGATCGGCGAGCGCGCCGACGCCGACCGGCACGACGCGGAGCACTCCGCCCGCGAGCAGTCGGGCGTCGACCACGCCGACGCCGACCTCGCCCGCCGCCTGGAGGAGGGCAACCGCGCCTACGAGCAGCGGTTCGGCCGGGTCTTCATCGTGCGCGCGGCCGGCCGCAGCGGGCCCGAGATCCTGGAGCACCTGCGGCAGCGCCTCGACAACAGCGACGAGCTCGAGCGCGCCGCGACCGTCGACCAGCTGACCCAGATCGCGGTCCTGCGCCTGCGGGAGCAGCTGGCAGGGACGGTGGCGTGA
- the uraH gene encoding hydroxyisourate hydrolase, with translation MASLSTHVLDTSAGRPAAGVRVTLETVDGTVLASAVTDADGRVGELASDVPRGEARIRFATGAWFAAAGVEAFYPEVAVTFAVGADEHYHVPLLLNPYGYSTYRGS, from the coding sequence ATGGCGTCGTTGAGCACCCACGTCCTCGACACCTCCGCCGGCCGCCCGGCCGCGGGCGTCCGCGTCACGCTGGAGACGGTCGACGGCACGGTCCTCGCGTCGGCCGTGACCGACGCCGACGGACGCGTCGGGGAGCTGGCCAGCGACGTGCCCCGGGGCGAGGCCCGGATCCGCTTCGCCACCGGCGCCTGGTTCGCTGCGGCGGGCGTCGAGGCGTTCTACCCCGAGGTCGCGGTGACCTTCGCCGTCGGCGCCGACGAGCACTACCACGTCCCGCTCCTGCTCAACCCCTACGGCTACTCCACCTACCGTGGCAGCTGA